One genomic window of Nitrospirota bacterium includes the following:
- the thiS gene encoding sulfur carrier protein ThiS, with the protein MRIRINGKEENTDVISVLDILKARNVEPRMVAVEVNSKMIERDDYGTTQLKDGDELEFLYFMGGGFA; encoded by the coding sequence ATGCGAATCAGGATTAATGGCAAAGAAGAGAATACAGATGTGATTTCAGTCCTGGACATTTTAAAGGCGAGGAATGTAGAGCCGAGGATGGTAGCTGTTGAAGTCAATTCGAAGATGATCGAACGTGATGACTATGGAACTACACAATTAAAAGATGGTGATGAGTTAGAATTTCTCTATTTCATGGGAGGGGGATTTGCATGA
- a CDS encoding adenosylcobalamin-dependent ribonucleoside-diphosphate reductase: MISRRLSENALKVLKKRYLKKNPQGKVVENPAGMFHRVAFHVAQSERKFKTGKSTEQTAVRFYEMMSRLEFLPNSPTLMNAGRELGQLSACFVIPIEDSLDSIFQAVKNTALIHQTGGGTGFSFSKLRPKNDRVSTTGGIASGPVSFMKVFNTGTEVIRQGGTRRGANMGVLRVDHPDILEFIWAKDDPKELVNFNISVAVTDNFMKAVRLDRTYPLLNPRNKKTVRHLNAREVLKQISAAAWKSGDPGIIFIDHINRTNPTPEIGQIESTNPCGEQPLLPYESCNLGSINLTKMLHKKGNKFSIDYEKLSRTTEDAVRFLDNVIEINRYPLPEIEKVTKGNRKIGLGIMGFADTLILLGIPYNSEDALKTAGDIMGFIQQASKNASYKLAKERGAFPNYNNSIYYGPGSLPLRNATTTTIAPTGTLSIIAGCSGGIEPLYAVSYARDVLDSIRLVEINPIFRRIASSAGIYNEELVSAISRRESIQEIPSIPGEIKQLFVTAFDITPSWHVRMQSQFQKYVDNAVSKTINLSATASAQDVEEAFLTAFRLGCKGVTVFRNGSRPKQVLSCTNVLLC, from the coding sequence ATGATATCGCGGCGGCTGTCAGAGAATGCCTTAAAAGTCCTTAAAAAAAGATACCTTAAGAAAAACCCTCAGGGTAAAGTTGTCGAGAACCCCGCCGGAATGTTTCACCGGGTAGCATTTCACGTTGCACAATCTGAAAGAAAATTCAAAACAGGCAAGAGTACGGAACAAACTGCTGTCAGGTTTTATGAAATGATGTCGAGATTGGAGTTCCTGCCAAACTCCCCGACATTAATGAATGCAGGCAGGGAACTAGGACAACTTTCTGCATGTTTTGTCATCCCAATCGAAGACTCTCTAGATTCCATATTCCAGGCTGTAAAAAATACTGCACTGATACACCAGACAGGGGGAGGCACAGGCTTTTCTTTCAGCAAACTTCGTCCTAAAAACGACCGTGTGTCTACAACAGGGGGCATAGCAAGCGGCCCTGTATCTTTCATGAAGGTATTTAATACAGGCACGGAGGTAATAAGACAGGGTGGAACGCGCCGGGGCGCGAATATGGGTGTCCTGAGGGTTGACCATCCCGACATATTGGAATTTATATGGGCCAAGGATGACCCTAAGGAACTCGTAAATTTTAATATATCAGTGGCTGTTACAGATAATTTCATGAAGGCCGTCAGGCTTGACAGGACTTATCCGCTTCTAAACCCCAGAAATAAAAAGACCGTACGGCATCTAAATGCCAGGGAAGTACTCAAACAGATATCAGCAGCCGCATGGAAGTCCGGGGATCCCGGGATCATCTTCATTGACCATATTAACCGGACAAATCCAACCCCTGAGATCGGGCAGATAGAATCAACAAATCCATGCGGAGAGCAGCCGTTGCTGCCATACGAATCCTGCAATCTCGGCTCCATAAACCTTACGAAAATGCTGCATAAAAAAGGGAATAAATTCAGCATTGATTACGAAAAACTGTCAAGGACAACAGAGGATGCTGTCCGTTTCCTCGATAATGTCATAGAAATTAATCGCTATCCCCTGCCTGAAATTGAAAAGGTCACAAAAGGAAACAGAAAGATTGGGCTTGGCATAATGGGCTTCGCAGATACACTGATATTGCTTGGCATCCCATATAATTCAGAAGATGCGCTGAAAACTGCCGGTGATATTATGGGATTCATACAGCAGGCTTCAAAGAATGCTTCTTATAAGCTGGCAAAAGAAAGGGGCGCATTCCCCAATTATAATAACAGCATTTATTACGGTCCCGGTTCACTTCCCTTAAGGAATGCAACGACCACTACCATAGCGCCGACAGGCACTCTCAGCATAATTGCAGGCTGTTCCGGCGGAATTGAACCCCTCTACGCCGTAAGCTACGCAAGGGATGTGCTCGACAGCATAAGGCTTGTTGAGATTAATCCAATTTTCAGGAGAATAGCCTCGTCTGCCGGAATATATAATGAAGAACTGGTCTCTGCGATATCACGCAGGGAATCAATTCAGGAAATTCCATCAATCCCGGGCGAGATAAAACAATTATTTGTAACGGCATTTGATATTACTCCGTCATGGCATGTACGGATGCAGTCTCAATTTCAGAAGTATGTTGACAATGCAGTCTCAAAGACTATAAATCTTTCTGCAACAGCCTCAGCACAGGATGTGGAAGAGGCATTTCTCACAGCATTCAGACTCGGGTGCAAAGGGGTCACCGTCTTCAGAAATGGAAGCAGGCCGAAACAGGTGCTAAGTTGCACAAATGTTCTGTTATGCTGA
- the amrB gene encoding AmmeMemoRadiSam system protein B → MIRKPAVAGYFYQSSPDGLRKQVGKFVNADAVRIKAIGVLSPHAGLIYSGAAAGAVFSRVLLPETFILIGPNHTGMGAPVSVFSDGEWSMPNGTAVVDSVLARAITGKSRYASEDYDAHTGEHSLEVQIPFIQYFIRDVRIVPVTMMSTALEICREVGIAISSAIKETQRDVLIVASSDMTHYESARSAGEKDHKAIEKILALDPAGLHHTVKENGITMCGFAPAVTMLYAALELGATTATLVKYMNSGDVSGDYDQVVGYAGMTIS, encoded by the coding sequence ATGATCAGAAAACCCGCAGTAGCCGGCTACTTTTATCAATCTTCACCGGATGGTTTGAGAAAGCAGGTAGGGAAATTTGTAAATGCTGATGCTGTCCGCATCAAAGCCATCGGTGTGCTTTCTCCTCATGCAGGGCTTATCTACTCAGGAGCAGCAGCAGGGGCGGTATTCTCCAGGGTCCTTCTGCCGGAAACTTTTATTCTGATCGGACCCAATCACACAGGTATGGGGGCGCCAGTCTCAGTGTTTTCTGATGGTGAGTGGTCAATGCCGAACGGGACAGCCGTGGTTGATTCAGTGCTTGCACGGGCTATTACCGGAAAATCGAGATATGCATCAGAAGATTATGATGCACATACAGGAGAACACAGCCTTGAGGTGCAGATACCATTTATTCAATACTTCATCAGGGATGTCAGGATCGTCCCTGTTACAATGATGAGCACTGCACTTGAGATATGCAGGGAGGTAGGTATCGCTATCAGTTCTGCAATCAAAGAGACTCAAAGGGATGTGCTTATAGTTGCAAGCTCTGACATGACCCATTATGAATCCGCCAGGTCAGCCGGGGAAAAGGATCATAAGGCGATAGAAAAGATACTCGCCCTTGATCCGGCAGGCCTTCACCATACTGTAAAGGAGAACGGTATTACCATGTGCGGCTTTGCACCGGCAGTCACAATGCTGTATGCAGCCCTGGAACTGGGCGCAACAACAGCAACTCTCGTAAAATACATGAACTCAGGTGATGTAAGCGGGGATTATGATCAGGTGGTGGGATATGCAGGGATGACAATAAGCTGA
- a CDS encoding 16S rRNA (uracil(1498)-N(3))-methyltransferase has product MRITGELLKHLRDSLRIKKGEMIFCVDEDGTKYAVLATHTGHDLFVGEIIKTTGKSKCPAVSIHLVQSLPKGPKIDFIIQKTTELGVNSITPLVSERTVVKIEKERVEDRLRRWKKIALEAAQQSNRLDVPDITPPVSLHNYITSFRKGDLNLLLYEGEKNKGIKGAICDAREAEDGVKTIILLIGPEGGFTHEEVEMAVNAGFTPVSLGSRILRTETAPVVALSILQYEFGM; this is encoded by the coding sequence GTGAGAATAACAGGTGAACTATTAAAACACCTGCGTGACTCATTGCGCATAAAAAAGGGGGAAATGATATTCTGTGTTGACGAAGATGGGACTAAGTATGCAGTGCTTGCCACACATACAGGTCATGATCTGTTTGTTGGTGAAATAATAAAAACGACAGGCAAATCAAAATGTCCGGCAGTTTCAATTCATTTAGTTCAGTCGCTGCCTAAAGGACCTAAAATAGATTTTATCATTCAAAAGACAACAGAACTCGGCGTTAATTCCATAACGCCCCTTGTTTCAGAGAGGACTGTTGTAAAAATAGAAAAGGAAAGGGTTGAGGACAGGTTAAGACGATGGAAGAAGATTGCACTTGAGGCTGCCCAGCAGTCAAACCGCCTTGATGTGCCTGATATAACGCCTCCGGTCTCCCTGCATAATTATATAACATCATTTAGAAAAGGTGATTTAAACCTCCTGCTTTATGAAGGAGAAAAGAATAAGGGGATAAAAGGGGCAATATGTGATGCCAGAGAGGCTGAGGATGGCGTAAAGACTATAATATTACTTATAGGCCCTGAAGGAGGTTTTACTCATGAGGAGGTAGAAATGGCGGTGAATGCCGGATTTACCCCTGTTTCTCTCGGAAGCCGGATCCTTCGTACAGAAACTGCCCCTGTTGTTGCATTGTCCATATTGCAGTATGAGTTTGGAATGTGA
- the dnaJ gene encoding molecular chaperone DnaJ: MANKRDYYEVLGVGRDATADDIKRAYRRLAHSYHPDKTQGDKEGEEKFKEANEAYEILSDPEKRRKYDTFGHGMEGAGFGGGEGFGGFGDIFEDIFEDFFGAGTRRGRRSQKGADLRYNLGISFEEAAFGFETKISIPRMEACASCNGTGSKTSTKLSVCPTCKGTGQVRFQQGFFTLARTCSHCNGEGRLITDPCDTCHGRKRIQKERTLSVKVPPGVESGSRLRLANEGEAGVDGGPPGDLYIVITVKEHPFFVREGNDVLCQVPVSFVQAALGSKIEVPTLKGDVSLNIPPGTQPGSALRIKGKGIPDLRGYGTGDQIVTVDVRIPKKLTPKQKELLEEYARVSGEEINTGSGSFFQKVKDIF, translated from the coding sequence TTGGCCAATAAGAGAGATTATTATGAGGTGCTTGGTGTCGGACGTGATGCAACGGCTGATGATATAAAGAGGGCCTACCGCAGGCTTGCCCACAGCTACCATCCTGATAAGACGCAGGGAGATAAAGAGGGCGAAGAGAAGTTTAAGGAGGCGAATGAGGCCTATGAGATATTGAGTGACCCTGAAAAGCGCCGGAAGTATGATACATTCGGGCATGGGATGGAAGGCGCAGGGTTTGGCGGCGGCGAGGGGTTCGGTGGCTTTGGAGATATATTTGAGGACATCTTTGAAGACTTCTTTGGTGCTGGTACAAGACGGGGAAGGCGCAGCCAGAAAGGTGCGGATCTAAGATACAATCTTGGGATATCATTTGAAGAGGCTGCATTTGGTTTTGAGACAAAGATAAGCATACCACGAATGGAGGCATGTGCCTCCTGCAACGGTACCGGATCAAAGACTTCCACAAAACTTTCTGTTTGCCCTACCTGTAAAGGTACCGGTCAGGTCAGATTCCAGCAGGGTTTTTTCACACTCGCAAGGACCTGTTCGCATTGCAATGGAGAGGGGCGCCTCATAACAGATCCATGTGACACATGTCATGGCAGAAAGAGGATACAGAAGGAGCGCACGCTATCCGTTAAAGTCCCACCAGGAGTTGAATCTGGTTCGAGGTTGAGGCTTGCCAATGAGGGTGAGGCAGGGGTTGACGGCGGACCTCCCGGTGACCTCTATATTGTCATTACAGTTAAAGAGCATCCTTTTTTTGTCAGGGAAGGCAATGATGTCCTGTGCCAGGTACCTGTTAGTTTCGTCCAGGCTGCCCTGGGTTCCAAAATCGAAGTCCCCACTCTGAAAGGAGATGTGTCTCTTAATATACCGCCTGGCACTCAGCCAGGCAGTGCTCTACGCATAAAAGGCAAGGGAATTCCTGACCTCAGGGGGTATGGCACAGGTGATCAGATCGTAACAGTTGATGTCCGGATCCCCAAGAAACTTACCCCGAAACAGAAGGAACTCCTGGAGGAGTACGCCAGAGTCTCCGGTGAAGAAATAAATACCGGAAGCGGCAGCTTCTTTCAGAAGGTAAAGGATATTTTCTGA
- the dnaK gene encoding molecular chaperone DnaK translates to MGKVIGIDLGTTNSCVAVMTGGEPVVIPNSEGSRTTPSVVAFTEKGERLVGAIAKRQAITNPENTIFSIKRLIGRKFNSQEVSEARKRLPYKIVEASNGDAHVEARGKAYSPAEISAMILQKMKQTAEDYLGETVTEAVVTVPAYFDDSQRQATKDAGRISGLNVLRIINEPTAASLSYGLDKKKDERIAVYDLGGGTFDVSILEIGEGVFEVKSTNGNTYLGGDDFDLRIIDWMAEEFRKDQGIDLRKDKMALQRLKEAAEKAKIELSSSMETDINLPFITADASGPKHLTMKLSRAKLEQLTDDLVDGSVVPCRKAMQDAGVTAKEIDEVVLVGGQTRMPKVQKVVRDFFDKEPHKGVNPDEVVAVGAAIQGGVLKGEVKDVLLLDVTPLSLGIETLGGVFTKLIERNSTIPTRKSQIFSTAADNQTAVTIKVCQGEREMAGDNKMLGMFELMGIPSAPRGIPQIEVTFDIDANGIVHVSARDKATGKEQSIRITASSGLNEDEIKQMVRDAESHAEDDKKKKQLAEARNEADNMVYSVEKSLTEFGDKVSADEKTSIQAAIDKTKKALESNDVDSIKSAIQELSTVSHKLAEEMYKKASAQQAGGGSEAGGHGEGAEPGSEGKPKEDVVDADFEEVDKDKK, encoded by the coding sequence ATGGGTAAAGTTATTGGGATAGATCTTGGTACTACTAATTCGTGTGTAGCTGTCATGACAGGCGGGGAGCCTGTGGTTATACCCAATTCTGAGGGGAGCCGGACTACGCCATCTGTCGTTGCTTTTACAGAAAAAGGTGAGAGGCTGGTTGGCGCCATAGCCAAACGCCAGGCAATAACAAATCCGGAAAACACGATATTTTCAATAAAGAGGCTGATCGGCCGCAAGTTTAACTCACAGGAAGTCAGCGAGGCAAGGAAGAGGCTTCCGTATAAGATTGTTGAGGCATCTAACGGTGATGCGCATGTAGAGGCCAGGGGCAAGGCGTACAGTCCGGCAGAGATATCCGCCATGATCCTTCAGAAAATGAAGCAGACTGCGGAAGATTATCTTGGAGAAACTGTTACAGAGGCAGTAGTTACTGTTCCTGCATACTTTGACGACAGCCAGAGACAGGCCACGAAAGACGCAGGGCGCATTTCAGGTCTCAATGTACTGAGAATTATAAATGAACCGACGGCAGCATCCTTGTCGTATGGTCTTGATAAGAAAAAGGACGAGAGGATAGCGGTTTATGACCTCGGCGGCGGGACGTTTGATGTCTCGATCCTTGAGATTGGTGAGGGGGTATTTGAGGTCAAATCCACTAATGGTAATACATACCTTGGAGGGGACGATTTTGACCTCCGGATCATTGACTGGATGGCTGAAGAATTCAGGAAAGATCAGGGGATTGATCTCAGAAAAGACAAGATGGCCCTTCAGAGACTGAAGGAGGCTGCTGAAAAGGCAAAGATAGAACTGTCATCTTCAATGGAGACAGACATCAATCTTCCTTTCATCACTGCAGATGCATCAGGTCCGAAGCATCTTACGATGAAGCTTTCAAGGGCGAAGCTGGAACAGCTCACAGACGACCTGGTTGACGGCTCAGTAGTTCCCTGCCGCAAGGCAATGCAGGATGCCGGTGTTACGGCAAAGGAGATAGATGAGGTTGTGCTGGTTGGAGGACAGACAAGGATGCCCAAGGTACAGAAGGTGGTTCGTGACTTCTTTGACAAAGAACCACATAAGGGCGTCAATCCGGATGAGGTAGTTGCTGTAGGGGCTGCAATCCAGGGTGGCGTATTGAAAGGAGAGGTCAAGGATGTCCTTCTGCTTGATGTGACGCCTCTTTCACTCGGTATTGAGACACTGGGCGGGGTCTTTACAAAATTAATTGAGAGAAACAGTACCATTCCTACACGTAAAAGTCAGATTTTTTCAACCGCTGCAGACAATCAGACGGCTGTGACGATAAAGGTCTGCCAGGGTGAAAGGGAGATGGCTGGAGACAATAAAATGCTTGGGATGTTCGAGCTCATGGGTATCCCGTCTGCACCGCGCGGCATTCCCCAGATTGAAGTGACATTTGATATTGATGCAAACGGTATAGTCCATGTATCTGCCAGGGATAAGGCTACGGGTAAAGAGCAGTCAATAAGGATTACTGCCTCGAGCGGATTGAACGAGGACGAGATAAAGCAGATGGTCAGGGATGCAGAGTCTCATGCTGAAGATGATAAGAAAAAGAAACAGCTTGCTGAGGCCAGGAATGAGGCAGATAATATGGTCTATTCCGTTGAAAAGTCTCTGACTGAATTTGGTGACAAGGTATCAGCGGATGAAAAAACGAGTATCCAGGCTGCTATTGATAAAACGAAAAAGGCTTTGGAGTCCAATGACGTTGATTCAATTAAGAGCGCAATACAGGAACTGAGCACGGTTTCTCATAAACTTGCAGAGGAGATGTACAAGAAGGCATCTGCACAGCAGGCAGGTGGAGGTTCTGAGGCCGGAGGGCATGGCGAGGGAGCAGAACCGGGTTCAGAGGGCAAGCCTAAAGAGGATGTGGTGGATGCGGATTTTGAGGAAGTGGATAAGGATAAGAAGTAA
- the grpE gene encoding nucleotide exchange factor GrpE: MKNNYFNDEDNTAAGDRDMPEGDTTGEEGVASIREALEKKEAECRDLQDKYVRALAEMDNFRKRMNREMTDSVKYANEKILGDLLVVIDNMERAITHSREKKDFDSLIDGLELTMKEFKGVFEKNGVQSIESVGQAFDPSKHHAVSMAESDKHEDNIIVEEFRKGYLLNDRVLRHSLVSVARKKGAG, encoded by the coding sequence GTGAAAAATAATTATTTCAATGATGAGGATAACACGGCTGCCGGGGACAGGGATATGCCGGAGGGAGATACAACCGGAGAAGAGGGTGTTGCCTCTATCCGTGAGGCTCTGGAGAAGAAAGAGGCTGAGTGCAGGGATTTACAGGATAAATATGTACGGGCTCTTGCAGAGATGGATAACTTCAGGAAGAGGATGAACAGGGAGATGACTGACTCTGTAAAATATGCCAATGAGAAGATACTTGGCGACCTTCTGGTTGTCATTGACAATATGGAGCGTGCGATAACTCATTCAAGAGAGAAGAAGGATTTTGACTCTCTTATAGACGGCCTTGAGTTGACAATGAAGGAGTTTAAGGGGGTTTTTGAAAAAAACGGGGTTCAATCTATTGAGTCTGTAGGACAAGCATTTGACCCATCGAAGCATCACGCTGTTTCAATGGCAGAGTCAGACAAACATGAAGATAATATCATAGTTGAAGAGTTCCGCAAGGGTTATCTCCTCAATGACAGGGTCCTGAGGCATTCCCTTGTAAGTGTTGCAAGGAAAAAGGGAGCAGGGTAA
- a CDS encoding type III pantothenate kinase, with the protein MLLAIDVGNTNIVFGLYENQNLIDYWRINSDQHKTADEYGILFREAVKSANAGVRAIDSVIIASVVPLLSTTIRKMVERYFKVTPLFVDENTRTGIKIGYKNPKEVGADRIVNVVAACTIYGGPVIIIDFGTATTLCAVSKDSEYLGGVIVPGIMISLDALSQRAAKLPKISLELPETVIGTDTVSSIQSGIIYGYSGLVDELVERMKKEITGEPYVIATGGLAELISSHTRSIKEINPMLTLEGLRLVFEMNSVA; encoded by the coding sequence ATGCTACTTGCTATAGATGTTGGAAATACAAATATAGTGTTCGGGTTATATGAGAATCAGAATCTCATTGATTACTGGCGCATAAATTCGGATCAGCATAAGACTGCCGATGAATACGGCATACTCTTCCGTGAGGCTGTCAAATCTGCCAATGCCGGGGTAAGGGCCATAGACTCTGTTATTATTGCCTCTGTAGTTCCGCTTCTCTCAACCACAATCAGGAAGATGGTGGAAAGGTATTTTAAGGTTACCCCTCTGTTTGTAGATGAAAATACCAGGACAGGCATAAAGATAGGCTACAAAAACCCAAAGGAAGTAGGCGCTGACCGTATTGTGAATGTTGTTGCAGCCTGTACTATTTACGGAGGACCTGTTATAATCATTGATTTTGGAACGGCGACAACACTTTGCGCAGTCAGTAAGGATTCAGAATATCTGGGTGGTGTCATTGTCCCGGGTATTATGATCTCTCTGGATGCATTGTCACAGAGGGCGGCAAAGCTTCCAAAGATATCACTGGAACTGCCTGAGACAGTGATAGGCACAGACACTGTCTCCAGCATTCAATCCGGTATCATATATGGTTATTCCGGGCTGGTAGATGAGTTGGTCGAAAGGATGAAAAAAGAGATAACCGGAGAACCCTATGTTATAGCAACCGGTGGACTGGCTGAATTGATTTCATCACATACAAGAAGTATAAAAGAGATTAACCCGATGCTGACCCTTGAGGGGCTCAGGTTAGTGTTTGAGATGAATTCAGTTGCCTGA
- a CDS encoding biotin--[acetyl-CoA-carboxylase] ligase, giving the protein MKQTYQIDNLIISILKNNSDSFVSGQHISSKIKLTRSAVWKHIESLRKKGYVIESIPSRGYRLIEIPDRLSPDDIRTRVGKRIIGKEILFFDEVDSTNNVAMEKAGSGAAEGLVVLSEGQSHGKGRMGRTWVSPKYVNIYLSILFRPDLSPQYSPVMTMMSAVSTARAITEVTGLRTQIKWPNDILIDRKKVSGILMEMNAEQERINHIVAGIGINVNMKERDFPDGLRMPATSLAECLGKKVDRTDLLLMLIEILEEDYEELRNGGVMSIFSRWRKGCDILDRRIRVSLPGEEITGVAEDLTPEGGLVLNLDGSGKRIIYAGDVSIIR; this is encoded by the coding sequence ATGAAGCAGACATATCAAATAGATAACCTGATTATCAGTATACTCAAGAACAACAGCGATAGCTTCGTATCAGGCCAGCACATCAGCAGCAAGATAAAGCTCACAAGGAGCGCAGTCTGGAAGCACATCGAATCTTTAAGAAAGAAAGGGTACGTAATAGAGAGCATCCCTTCCAGAGGATACAGACTTATAGAAATACCTGACCGGCTCTCTCCTGATGATATAAGAACAAGGGTGGGTAAGCGGATTATCGGGAAAGAAATCCTCTTTTTTGATGAGGTTGATTCCACCAATAATGTTGCAATGGAGAAGGCGGGAAGCGGGGCCGCAGAAGGCCTCGTGGTTCTGTCAGAAGGACAGTCGCACGGCAAAGGACGGATGGGCCGGACATGGGTTTCTCCAAAATATGTAAATATATACCTTTCAATACTGTTTAGACCGGATCTGTCGCCGCAATATTCCCCTGTGATGACCATGATGTCTGCAGTTTCGACAGCGAGGGCGATTACTGAGGTTACAGGCCTCAGGACACAAATCAAGTGGCCGAATGACATACTGATTGACAGGAAGAAGGTTTCCGGCATCCTGATGGAGATGAATGCGGAACAGGAACGTATAAACCATATTGTGGCAGGGATAGGTATTAATGTTAATATGAAAGAGAGAGATTTTCCTGACGGGCTTCGAATGCCGGCAACATCTCTTGCAGAATGCCTTGGAAAGAAGGTGGACCGCACGGACCTGCTGTTGATGCTGATTGAAATACTGGAAGAGGACTATGAAGAGCTCAGGAATGGCGGAGTAATGTCAATCTTCAGCAGATGGCGCAAAGGATGTGATATCCTTGACAGGCGCATCAGGGTCTCTCTGCCGGGTGAAGAGATCACGGGAGTTGCAGAAGACCTTACACCTGAGGGCGGACTTGTCCTGAACCTTGACGGAAGCGGAAAAAGGATTATATATGCAGGGGATGTATCAATAATAAGGTAG
- the nadC gene encoding carboxylating nicotinate-nucleotide diphosphorylase → MVELKSLLSAIEIEQTIDAALSEDMGHGDITSSLSVPDNIVARGIITAEENIVLAGIDVAGAVFRRLDRDARFQVFASDGDLVSAGTVVARVSGKGRALLSGERTALNFLQRLSGISTLSRKFSDAVKDLPVRIVDTRKTTPGLRSLEKYAVRVGGCANHRYGLSDGVLIKENHIELAGGVREALSAAKNNCPHTLRIEIEVKDLDEVIDAVQGGADIIMLDNMDAPMMREAVRIIREQSDRKIVIEASGGMRLDRVRDVALTGVDLISVGALTHAADWANISMDIAKV, encoded by the coding sequence ATGGTTGAATTAAAAAGCCTTTTATCAGCAATTGAAATAGAACAAACTATAGATGCTGCCTTGTCAGAAGACATGGGTCATGGTGATATTACTTCATCCTTGTCAGTTCCTGACAACATTGTTGCCAGGGGGATTATCACTGCGGAAGAAAACATTGTATTGGCGGGGATTGACGTGGCAGGCGCAGTGTTCAGGAGGCTCGACAGAGATGCACGTTTCCAGGTGTTTGCATCAGACGGGGATTTGGTCAGCGCTGGGACTGTCGTAGCCAGAGTATCCGGTAAGGGGAGGGCGCTTCTGTCAGGAGAGCGGACGGCCCTTAATTTCCTGCAGAGGCTCTCCGGCATTTCTACGCTGTCCAGAAAATTTTCAGACGCAGTAAAAGACCTGCCTGTACGTATTGTGGACACCAGGAAGACAACTCCAGGACTCAGGAGTCTCGAAAAATATGCCGTGAGGGTTGGAGGCTGTGCCAATCACAGATATGGCTTGTCTGACGGAGTCCTGATAAAGGAAAATCATATTGAGCTTGCCGGAGGGGTGAGAGAGGCCTTATCCGCGGCAAAGAATAATTGTCCTCACACATTGAGAATTGAAATAGAAGTAAAAGATCTTGATGAGGTAATTGATGCCGTGCAGGGTGGGGCGGACATTATCATGCTCGATAATATGGATGCCCCGATGATGCGGGAAGCTGTCAGGATTATCAGGGAGCAGTCTGATCGAAAGATAGTGATAGAGGCTTCAGGTGGCATGAGACTTGACAGGGTCAGGGATGTTGCATTAACAGGCGTGGACCTTATATCTGTCGGCGCATTGACACATGCGGCGGACTGGGCAAATATAAGTATGGACATTGCGAAGGTATAA